From Deltaproteobacteria bacterium, the proteins below share one genomic window:
- a CDS encoding DNA polymerase IV yields MDRAPAIIHVDMDAFYASVEILDRPELFGLPVIVGGGGPRSVVSAASYEARRFGVKSAMPVGAALRACPHAVVLPVRMERYIEVSRAVMAVFRRFSPLVEPLSLDEAFIDVTRSRRLFGDGSEIARKIRAALRSELHLAGSAGVSSTKLVAKIASDMAKPDGLLVVPPEEAEAFLAPLPVGRLWGVGPLAQKKLLTLGVRTVGEARALPREVLIRNLGKLGEIVFDFSRGIDVRTVEPPEAAKSIGREITFDRDISDREEALRMILALCRKTARRLRKRGVAGRTVTLKVRYGDFTSVTRSHTLSSPTDDAGTLYAACLPLAQKTRLGHDPVRLLGVSVSGLCAPGAPFQESLFDAFDPEKRKRLNRAVDALWDRFGEDAVKPAALLKDE; encoded by the coding sequence ATGGACCGTGCGCCCGCAATAATCCACGTTGACATGGACGCCTTTTACGCCTCGGTGGAAATCCTGGACCGGCCCGAACTTTTTGGCCTTCCGGTGATCGTGGGGGGCGGCGGCCCGCGCTCGGTGGTGTCCGCCGCCTCCTACGAAGCCCGCCGCTTCGGGGTGAAAAGCGCCATGCCTGTTGGGGCGGCCCTTCGCGCGTGCCCCCATGCCGTTGTCCTTCCGGTGCGGATGGAGCGCTACATCGAGGTCTCCCGCGCGGTGATGGCCGTTTTCCGAAGGTTTTCGCCCCTGGTGGAGCCCCTTTCCCTGGACGAGGCCTTCATAGACGTCACCCGGTCCAGAAGGCTTTTCGGCGACGGAAGCGAAATTGCGCGGAAAATCAGGGCCGCGCTGCGCTCGGAGCTTCACCTTGCGGGCTCTGCCGGGGTTTCCTCCACCAAGCTCGTGGCGAAAATCGCGTCCGACATGGCCAAGCCCGACGGCCTTTTGGTGGTGCCTCCCGAAGAGGCGGAGGCCTTTCTGGCTCCCCTGCCCGTGGGCCGCCTTTGGGGGGTTGGGCCTTTGGCGCAGAAAAAGCTCCTTACACTGGGTGTGCGCACCGTGGGCGAGGCAAGAGCGCTTCCCAGGGAGGTCCTTATAAGAAACCTTGGAAAACTTGGGGAGATCGTCTTCGATTTTTCAAGGGGGATTGACGTGCGAACCGTTGAACCGCCCGAAGCGGCCAAGTCCATCGGGCGGGAAATCACCTTCGACAGAGACATTTCGGACCGGGAGGAGGCCCTCCGCATGATCCTGGCCCTTTGCCGAAAGACCGCCCGCCGACTGCGCAAAAGGGGAGTCGCGGGCCGCACCGTCACCCTGAAGGTCCGCTACGGCGATTTCACAAGCGTCACAAGGAGCCACACCCTTTCATCCCCCACCGACGACGCAGGAACTCTCTACGCCGCCTGCCTGCCCCTTGCCCAAAAGACCCGGCTGGGCCATGACCCTGTGCGGCTCCTTGGGGTCTCGGTTTCGGGCCTTTGCGCCCCTGGCGCGCCTTTCCAGGAATCCCTTTTCGACGCCTTTGACCCGGAAAAACGAAAGCGGCTCAACAGGGCCGTTGACGCCCTGTGGGACCGCTTCGGGGAGGATGCCGTCAAACCGGCAGCCCTGTTGAAGGACGAGTGA
- a CDS encoding NAD-dependent epimerase/dehydratase family protein, whose product MKKVAVIGGSYFLGRVFVEEALKAGGLDITVINRGHRPLNMPGVTEKVCDRNDAQALKAALAADTWDCVVDFCAYHQSAIKSLFAALPPEGAGRYVFISTVSVYAPTRVLPVTENAPLLSAPLPLPGPAATYGYDKRLAEHAVIGQGILKKIPYTILRPVVVFGRYNYAPRESYFFDLVENGQAVTIPKGDMALFQFVYVADVARAVIQSLESEKAADAVYNLAAPELISYGRLADVLEQAMERKIETQVMPVSKIEAERIPLPFPLSEHWIHSGEKIVRELQFSYTPLVAAMKETYRDYRKDLR is encoded by the coding sequence ATGAAAAAAGTGGCGGTTATAGGGGGAAGCTATTTTTTGGGCCGGGTTTTCGTGGAGGAGGCGCTGAAGGCTGGCGGCCTGGACATCACAGTAATCAATCGCGGGCACCGCCCCTTGAACATGCCGGGCGTAACCGAAAAAGTCTGCGACAGAAACGACGCCCAAGCCCTCAAAGCGGCCCTTGCCGCCGACACCTGGGACTGCGTGGTGGATTTCTGCGCCTATCACCAAAGCGCCATAAAGAGCCTGTTCGCGGCCCTTCCGCCGGAGGGCGCGGGCCGGTACGTTTTCATCTCCACGGTCTCGGTCTACGCCCCCACAAGGGTGCTTCCGGTGACCGAGAACGCCCCCCTTCTTTCCGCTCCCCTGCCGCTTCCGGGGCCTGCGGCCACCTACGGCTACGACAAGCGCCTGGCCGAGCACGCAGTTATCGGGCAGGGCATTCTGAAAAAAATCCCCTATACCATTCTTCGCCCGGTGGTTGTTTTCGGGCGCTACAACTACGCGCCACGGGAGAGCTATTTTTTCGACCTGGTTGAAAATGGCCAGGCCGTCACCATCCCCAAGGGCGACATGGCTCTTTTCCAGTTCGTATACGTGGCCGACGTGGCCCGCGCCGTCATCCAAAGCCTTGAAAGCGAAAAGGCGGCGGATGCCGTCTATAACCTTGCTGCCCCCGAACTCATCTCATACGGGCGGCTGGCGGACGTCCTGGAACAGGCCATGGAGCGCAAGATAGAGACCCAGGTAATGCCGGTTTCCAAGATCGAGGCCGAGCGCATCCCGCTTCCCTTTCCCCTTTCCGAGCACTGGATTCACTCCGGGGAAAAGATCGTGCGGGAGCTCCAGTTTTCCTACACCCCGCTGGTGGCCGCCATGAAGGAAACCTACAGGGATTA